The following coding sequences are from one Mycoplasma mycoides subsp. capri window:
- a CDS encoding PTS sugar transporter subunit IIA yields MWFFNKNLKVLAPCDGKIITLDEVEDDVFRERMLGDGFAIYPTSNDFHAPVSGKLVTAFPTKHAFGIQTKNGVEILLHIGLDTVSLDGNGFESYVIQDQEVNAGDKLVTVDLQEVSKKVPSIKSPIIFTNNGGKTLEIVKMGEVKKGDVVAILK; encoded by the coding sequence ATGTGATTTTTTAATAAAAATTTAAAAGTTTTGGCTCCTTGTGATGGAAAAATAATTACATTAGATGAAGTTGAAGATGATGTTTTTAGAGAAAGAATGTTAGGTGATGGATTTGCAATTTATCCAACATCAAACGATTTTCATGCTCCAGTTAGTGGTAAATTAGTAACTGCTTTTCCAACAAAGCACGCTTTTGGAATTCAAACAAAAAATGGTGTTGAAATCCTATTACATATTGGTTTAGATACAGTAAGTTTAGATGGTAATGGTTTTGAGTCATATGTAATTCAAGATCAAGAAGTTAATGCTGGAGACAAATTAGTAACTGTTGATTTACAAGAAGTATCTAAAAAAGTTCCATCAATTAAATCTCCAATCATTTTTACAAACAATGGTGGAAAAACTTTAGAAATTGTAAAAATGGGAGAAGTTAAAAAAGGCGATGTTGTTGCTATTTTAAAATAG
- a CDS encoding acetate kinase, with amino-acid sequence MILVINSGSSSIKFKLFDTSKTIEPILDGLAERIGIDGFLKFEHNNQKYKFEDPLPDHEHAIQLILNKLLELKIISNIDEINGVGFRVVHGGEISHSSIITDEILSKIQDSVKLAPLHNPAAIIAIKAVKKLMPNTNMVACFDTAFHQTMPEVNYLYTVPYKWYEEFGVRKYGFHGISYEYIVNKSSEILNKKKENLNLIVCHLGNGASISCIKDGKSYDTSMGLTPLAGLMMGTRSGDIDVSICEYIAKQTNSDIFTITQTLNKQSGLLGLSQVSADMRDVLEQYDKNDKKAVVAVEKYVQIVADFIVKYANYLDNIDAVVFTAGIGENADVIRDLICKKVKLLDLQIDQDKNQAKYSDYKLISSEKSKIPVYAIRTNEEKMICLDTLNLIK; translated from the coding sequence ATGATTTTAGTTATTAATTCTGGAAGTAGTTCAATTAAATTTAAATTATTTGATACTTCAAAAACAATTGAACCAATATTAGATGGTCTAGCAGAACGTATCGGAATTGATGGGTTTTTAAAATTTGAACACAATAATCAAAAATATAAATTTGAAGATCCTCTTCCAGATCATGAACATGCTATTCAATTAATTTTAAACAAATTACTTGAATTAAAAATTATATCAAATATTGATGAAATTAATGGAGTTGGATTTAGAGTAGTTCATGGTGGTGAAATTTCACACTCATCAATTATTACTGATGAAATATTATCAAAAATTCAAGATAGTGTTAAATTAGCTCCACTTCATAATCCAGCTGCAATTATTGCTATAAAAGCTGTTAAAAAATTAATGCCAAATACTAATATGGTAGCTTGTTTTGATACAGCATTTCATCAAACTATGCCAGAAGTAAATTATTTATACACTGTTCCTTATAAATGATATGAAGAATTTGGTGTAAGAAAATATGGATTTCATGGAATTAGTTATGAATACATAGTTAATAAATCTTCTGAAATTTTAAATAAGAAAAAAGAAAATTTAAACTTAATTGTTTGTCATTTAGGAAATGGTGCAAGTATTTCATGTATTAAAGATGGTAAATCTTATGATACTTCAATGGGATTAACTCCATTAGCTGGTTTAATGATGGGAACTAGAAGTGGAGATATTGATGTATCAATTTGTGAATATATTGCAAAACAAACAAATTCAGATATCTTTACAATTACTCAAACTTTAAATAAACAATCAGGACTTTTAGGTTTAAGTCAAGTTTCAGCTGACATGAGAGATGTTTTAGAACAATATGATAAAAATGACAAAAAAGCAGTTGTTGCTGTTGAAAAATATGTTCAAATTGTTGCTGATTTTATAGTTAAGTATGCAAATTATTTAGATAACATTGATGCAGTAGTATTTACAGCAGGAATTGGTGAAAACGCTGATGTTATTAGAGATCTAATTTGTAAAAAAGTTAAACTTTTAGATTTACAAATTGATCAAGATAAAAACCAAGCTAAATACTCAGATTATAAATTAATTTCTAGTGAAAAATCAAAAATTCCAGTTTATGCTATTAGAACAAATGAAGAAAAAATGATTTGTTTAGATACTTTAAACTTAATTAAATAA
- the ptsP gene encoding phosphoenolpyruvate--protein phosphotransferase — protein MSKQIKGIAASDGISLAKALVIKEIKLDVQKQLIDDVDQQIVKLEQAINQTITDLKKIQKITLEKLGEEKAAIFDAHQDIANDPTIKEEVVQLIKTEKVNAEYALFIVSNNYFEMFSQLEDPYFKERSADIKDVSSRIISHILGLEIHDLSTIDKEVIIISDDLTPSQTAQLDKKFVKGFLTNVGGRTSHAAIMARSLEIPAILGLKNITELVKTDDLIALDGSSGIVELDLNDDDIKNYQTKVKQYLELKDQLKKFKDKPSLTKDKIKKLIEANIGSTNDIQSVLDSGAEGIGLFRTEFLYMDNDHFPTEEEQFEAYKKVVSQINHLVVFRTLDIGGDKKLSYFKFDEEMNPFLGYRAIRFTLDRKDIFKDQIRALLKASAFGKLGIMFPMIATIDEFKQAKAFVEECKLELDKENIKYDKQVQIGMMIEIPSAAILADQFAKYADFFSIGTNDLIQYSFASDRMNQNVSYLYQPLNPSLLRLIQLTISGAHKHNKWVGMCGEMAGDSKALPILLGLDLDAFSMSATSVLKARSLMSKIESIKAKQLANKALECQTSQQVNDLVEEFLKNLD, from the coding sequence ATGTCAAAACAAATTAAAGGAATTGCAGCAAGTGATGGTATTTCTTTAGCAAAAGCTCTTGTTATTAAAGAAATTAAACTTGATGTTCAAAAGCAATTAATTGATGATGTTGATCAACAAATTGTCAAATTAGAACAAGCAATTAATCAAACAATTACTGATTTAAAAAAAATTCAAAAAATTACTTTAGAAAAATTAGGAGAAGAAAAGGCTGCAATTTTTGATGCACATCAAGATATTGCAAATGATCCTACTATTAAAGAAGAGGTTGTTCAATTAATTAAAACTGAAAAAGTAAATGCTGAATATGCACTTTTTATAGTATCTAATAATTATTTTGAAATGTTTAGTCAGTTAGAAGATCCATATTTTAAAGAACGAAGTGCAGATATTAAAGATGTTAGTTCAAGAATTATTTCTCATATTTTAGGATTAGAAATTCATGATTTATCAACTATTGATAAAGAAGTAATTATTATTAGTGATGATCTAACTCCAAGTCAAACTGCTCAATTAGATAAAAAATTTGTTAAAGGATTTTTAACTAATGTTGGTGGAAGAACTAGTCATGCTGCTATTATGGCAAGAAGTTTAGAAATTCCTGCAATTTTAGGATTAAAAAATATTACTGAATTAGTTAAAACTGATGATTTGATAGCTTTAGATGGAAGTAGTGGGATTGTTGAATTAGATTTAAATGATGATGATATTAAAAACTATCAAACTAAAGTAAAACAATATTTAGAATTAAAAGACCAATTAAAAAAATTTAAAGATAAACCAAGTTTAACAAAAGATAAAATTAAAAAGCTAATTGAAGCAAATATTGGTTCAACAAATGATATTCAATCAGTTCTAGATTCAGGAGCTGAAGGTATTGGGTTATTTAGAACTGAATTCTTGTATATGGATAATGATCATTTTCCAACTGAAGAAGAACAATTTGAAGCTTATAAAAAAGTTGTTAGTCAGATAAATCATTTAGTAGTTTTTCGTACTTTAGATATTGGTGGAGATAAAAAGCTATCATATTTTAAATTTGATGAAGAAATGAATCCTTTTTTAGGATATAGAGCAATTAGGTTCACTCTAGATAGAAAAGATATTTTTAAAGATCAAATTAGAGCATTATTAAAAGCTTCAGCATTTGGAAAATTAGGTATTATGTTTCCAATGATTGCTACAATTGATGAATTTAAACAAGCTAAAGCATTTGTTGAAGAATGTAAATTAGAACTTGATAAAGAAAATATAAAATATGATAAACAAGTGCAAATTGGAATGATGATTGAAATTCCATCAGCTGCTATATTAGCTGATCAATTTGCAAAATATGCTGATTTCTTTTCAATAGGAACTAATGATTTAATTCAATACTCATTTGCTAGTGATAGAATGAATCAAAATGTTTCATATCTATATCAACCATTAAACCCTTCTTTATTAAGATTAATTCAACTAACAATTAGTGGAGCTCATAAGCATAATAAATGAGTTGGTATGTGTGGAGAAATGGCAGGAGATTCTAAGGCTTTACCAATTTTATTAGGATTAGATTTAGACGCTTTTTCAATGAGTGCGACTTCAGTTTTAAAAGCTAGATCACTTATGAGTAAAATTGAATCTATAAAAGCTAAACAATTAGCTAATAAAGCTTTAGAATGCCAAACTAGTCAACAAGTAAATGATCTTGTTGAAGAGTTTTTAAAGAACTTAGACTAA
- the rpsD gene encoding 30S ribosomal protein S4 produces MSRFIGSTFKKSRRFGFSILETGKEFSKGKKRITTPGQHGKERAKVKVSEYGQQLQEKQKVKFMYGLSERQFRNTFAKAKKMQGILGTNFLVLLESRLDNIVYRLGFSATRQGARQLVNHGHILVNGKKVDIPSYLLSVGDLVEVKASMKKNEKVLEALQNNEATLEFVKVNKNEVKGEFVRLPERTELSSEISESLIVEWYNRLIKK; encoded by the coding sequence ATGTCAAGATTTATCGGATCAACATTTAAAAAGTCTCGTAGATTTGGTTTTTCAATTCTTGAAACTGGAAAAGAATTTAGCAAAGGTAAAAAAAGAATAACAACACCAGGTCAACATGGTAAAGAAAGAGCTAAAGTTAAAGTTTCTGAATATGGTCAACAATTACAAGAAAAACAAAAAGTTAAATTTATGTATGGACTAAGCGAAAGACAATTTAGAAATACTTTTGCAAAAGCTAAAAAAATGCAAGGAATTTTAGGAACTAACTTTTTAGTTTTACTAGAATCAAGATTAGATAATATTGTTTATAGATTAGGATTTAGTGCTACTAGACAAGGTGCTAGACAATTAGTAAACCATGGTCATATTTTAGTAAATGGTAAAAAAGTAGATATTCCTTCATATTTATTAAGTGTTGGTGATTTAGTTGAAGTTAAAGCATCAATGAAAAAAAATGAAAAAGTTTTAGAAGCATTACAAAACAATGAAGCAACTTTAGAATTTGTTAAAGTTAATAAAAATGAAGTTAAAGGTGAATTTGTAAGACTTCCAGAAAGAACTGAATTAAGCAGTGAAATTAGTGAATCACTAATTGTTGAATGATACAACCGTTTAATTAAAAAATAA
- the coaD gene encoding pantetheine-phosphate adenylyltransferase, producing the protein MKTAIYPGSFNPFHKGHLNILKKAILLFDKVYVVVSKNVNKSLDPDLQSRVENIKNFIKDFSNVEIIINENKLTTTIAKELNASFIIRGLRSQADFEYEIKYYDGFKSLDPNIEVVYFISDYDKRSLSSTILREIEFYKK; encoded by the coding sequence ATGAAAACAGCAATTTATCCAGGAAGCTTTAATCCTTTTCACAAAGGACATTTAAATATTTTAAAAAAAGCTATTTTATTATTTGATAAAGTATATGTTGTTGTTAGTAAAAACGTAAATAAATCACTTGATCCAGATTTACAAAGTAGAGTTGAAAATATTAAAAATTTTATAAAAGATTTTAGTAATGTCGAAATTATTATTAATGAAAATAAACTAACTACTACTATTGCAAAAGAATTAAATGCTAGTTTTATAATTAGAGGTTTAAGAAGTCAAGCTGATTTTGAATATGAGATTAAATATTATGATGGATTTAAAAGTTTAGATCCAAATATTGAAGTAGTTTATTTTATTAGTGATTATGATAAAAGAAGTTTATCTTCAACAATTTTAAGAGAAATTGAATTTTATAAAAAATAG
- a CDS encoding MIP family Ig-specific serine endopeptidase, with amino-acid sequence MKKSLKYLSSLSLILVPLVTISCTHTNKIKPGFIPTINSPNKKDIIDLNNQLEEFKSILENNPKIDKNLKDKIIKKTKEINSKSISSNKLSNINNILSELKNFSNDFNSDNLLSFLKKAKELLLELESNELVNEVDQHINKIINDKQNNQLIINADSNNVEDKFIEGSIYSPANHSYPEFINKFTTVSAEEIYKELYDRTFSIKFLTKLNNGGFLSNGTGTGWLLDYHKYNNENKYKLFLATNLHVLSEFSNSLTEEQNKEFNYYDPSNNKVVGIGLGKAENVNDFSSKNNKTQTNNWTANYYLSSSEFNEYIKNDPGSQLSSHTLSSAISEPKLVFGAVDFMNNYATSKYDKTIYESAISYYDTNKKDSLNEDEKIAWDDFLKTKKAPIMVDFAVFEIDIDLSKADHTLKLWVENAVDGLNRYLKRLENTDNLPNQNKEISKHLQTTDYTSALFRKDKSDKNLYNAKDIYIAGYSTNQYNKSYWMQNNPVERNLDKLTIYSRTSKTNKETFAYPNEFETSIGFVSNFGIRDNYWHRVFATFYGYQYNVNFSSLYYGASGSLAYNEFGQMIGIYNNVRSNVEFGDLLQHATIAPFLQSDNIKIGDNIIYAYNLIDGTDKTRYKYQKSSFRENLQKLYPDGFSDGLKSTKLFDNIFN; translated from the coding sequence ATGAAAAAATCATTAAAATATTTAAGTAGTCTTAGTTTAATTTTAGTTCCATTAGTTACTATTTCATGCACTCATACTAATAAAATTAAACCTGGTTTTATTCCAACTATTAATTCACCTAATAAAAAAGACATAATTGATTTAAATAATCAGTTAGAAGAATTTAAATCTATTTTAGAAAATAATCCTAAAATTGATAAAAATTTAAAAGATAAAATTATTAAGAAAACAAAAGAAATTAATAGCAAATCAATAAGCTCAAATAAATTATCTAATATAAACAACATTTTATCTGAACTTAAAAATTTTTCTAATGATTTTAATAGTGATAATCTTTTAAGTTTTTTAAAAAAGGCTAAAGAATTATTATTAGAACTAGAAAGTAATGAATTAGTAAATGAAGTTGATCAACATATTAATAAAATAATTAATGATAAGCAAAATAATCAACTGATTATAAATGCTGATAGTAATAATGTTGAAGACAAGTTTATAGAAGGCTCTATTTATAGTCCTGCAAATCATAGTTATCCAGAATTTATAAATAAATTTACTACAGTTTCAGCAGAAGAAATTTATAAAGAACTATATGATAGAACTTTTTCAATTAAATTTTTAACAAAACTAAATAATGGTGGTTTTTTAAGTAATGGTACAGGAACTGGATGATTATTAGATTATCATAAATATAATAATGAAAATAAATATAAATTATTTTTAGCTACTAACTTACACGTTTTATCTGAATTTAGTAATTCATTAACTGAAGAGCAAAATAAAGAATTTAATTATTATGATCCATCTAATAATAAAGTTGTTGGAATTGGTTTAGGTAAAGCTGAAAATGTTAATGATTTTAGTAGTAAAAATAATAAAACACAAACAAATAATTGAACTGCAAATTACTATTTAAGTAGTTCAGAATTTAATGAGTATATTAAAAATGATCCTGGAAGTCAATTAAGTAGTCATACTTTATCTAGTGCAATTTCAGAACCAAAACTTGTCTTTGGTGCAGTTGATTTTATGAATAATTATGCAACTAGTAAATATGATAAAACAATTTATGAATCAGCTATTAGTTATTATGATACTAATAAAAAAGATAGTCTTAATGAGGATGAAAAAATTGCTTGAGACGACTTTTTAAAAACTAAAAAAGCACCAATTATGGTTGATTTTGCTGTTTTTGAAATTGATATTGATTTGTCTAAGGCTGATCATACATTAAAATTATGAGTTGAAAATGCTGTTGATGGGTTAAACAGATATTTAAAAAGACTAGAAAACACTGATAATTTACCAAATCAGAATAAAGAAATTTCTAAACATTTGCAAACAACAGATTATACTTCAGCACTTTTTAGAAAAGATAAATCAGATAAAAATTTATATAATGCAAAAGACATTTATATAGCTGGTTATTCTACAAATCAATATAATAAAAGTTATTGAATGCAAAACAATCCAGTTGAAAGAAACTTAGATAAATTAACGATTTATTCTAGAACTTCTAAAACAAATAAAGAAACATTTGCTTATCCTAACGAATTTGAAACAAGCATAGGATTTGTGTCTAATTTTGGTATTAGAGACAATTATTGACACAGAGTTTTTGCAACTTTTTATGGGTATCAATATAATGTTAATTTTTCTTCATTATATTATGGAGCTTCAGGCTCACTAGCTTATAATGAATTTGGTCAAATGATAGGTATATATAATAATGTTAGATCAAATGTTGAGTTTGGAGATTTACTTCAGCATGCAACAATAGCTCCGTTTTTACAATCAGATAACATAAAAATCGGAGATAATATTATTTATGCTTATAACTTAATTGATGGAACTGATAAAACTAGATATAAATATCAAAAATCATCATTTAGAGAAAATCTTCAGAAATTATATCCAGATGGTTTTAGTGATGGTTTAAAATCTACTAAATTATTTGATAATATTTTTAATTAG
- the dhaM gene encoding dihydroxyacetone kinase phosphoryl donor subunit DhaM: MVGIVVISHSNKIANGVVDLAKQMANEVKIIPAGGTKDNLIGTDIDLIIDAINKAWDPNDGVILLFDLGSALMNAQMAIEMLEPDKQNKIKIIDAALVEGTILAAINSSMNKNIDQIQQELINLKLNKIEE, from the coding sequence ATGGTAGGAATAGTAGTTATTTCACATAGTAATAAAATAGCAAATGGTGTTGTTGATCTAGCAAAACAAATGGCAAATGAAGTTAAAATTATTCCAGCAGGTGGTACTAAAGATAATCTAATTGGAACTGATATTGACTTAATAATTGATGCTATTAATAAAGCTTGAGATCCAAATGATGGTGTTATTTTATTATTTGATTTAGGTTCAGCTTTAATGAATGCTCAAATGGCGATTGAAATGTTAGAACCAGATAAACAAAACAAAATTAAAATAATTGATGCTGCTTTAGTTGAAGGAACAATTTTAGCTGCAATTAATAGTTCTATGAATAAAAATATTGACCAAATTCAACAAGAACTAATTAATTTAAAATTAAATAAAATAGAAGAATAA
- the pta gene encoding phosphate acetyltransferase: MYTLEEIKNQLVLKSEKKSIVFPEGESEIIQSVAKTLVDEKLGLPILLFKSSKEVPSEIKNNSSIKTICLDEFDTKEFSEEFVKLRKGKATIEVAHQVMQLPNYVGAMLVKLNQADCMLSGLNNTTADTIRPALQIIGTKPGYNIASSIFIMSKGDENYIFTDCALNIKPTSEQLVEITQMAVDFAKTLNVKNVEAALLSYSTNGSGKGEDVDRVHKAVEILKSSQNDYVCEGEIQFDAAFDKKTRDKKFKNCLLTKQTPDIFVFPDINAGNIGYKIAQRMGGFEAIGPFVLGLNQPVNDLSRGATFIDVLNTAIMTLHLSY; encoded by the coding sequence ATGTATACATTAGAAGAAATTAAAAATCAACTAGTTTTAAAATCAGAAAAAAAATCTATTGTTTTTCCAGAAGGTGAATCTGAAATTATTCAATCTGTGGCTAAAACTTTAGTTGATGAAAAATTAGGATTACCAATTCTATTATTTAAATCTTCAAAAGAAGTTCCAAGTGAAATTAAAAATAATTCATCAATTAAAACCATTTGTTTAGATGAATTTGACACAAAAGAATTTAGTGAAGAATTTGTAAAACTTAGAAAAGGTAAAGCAACTATTGAAGTTGCACATCAAGTAATGCAATTACCAAATTATGTTGGAGCTATGTTAGTTAAATTAAATCAAGCTGATTGTATGTTATCTGGATTAAACAATACAACAGCTGATACAATTAGACCAGCTTTACAAATTATTGGTACAAAACCTGGATATAATATTGCAAGTAGTATCTTTATTATGTCAAAAGGTGATGAAAATTACATTTTTACTGATTGTGCTTTAAACATTAAACCAACAAGCGAACAATTAGTTGAAATCACACAAATGGCAGTTGATTTTGCAAAGACTTTAAATGTAAAAAATGTTGAAGCTGCTTTATTAAGCTATTCAACAAATGGTAGTGGTAAAGGTGAAGATGTTGATAGAGTTCACAAAGCAGTTGAAATTTTAAAATCTAGTCAAAATGATTATGTTTGTGAAGGTGAAATTCAATTTGATGCAGCCTTTGATAAAAAAACTAGAGATAAAAAATTCAAAAACTGTTTATTAACTAAACAAACTCCAGATATCTTTGTTTTTCCAGATATAAATGCCGGAAATATTGGTTATAAGATTGCTCAAAGAATGGGTGGTTTTGAAGCAATTGGACCTTTTGTTTTAGGATTAAATCAACCAGTTAATGATTTAAGTAGAGGTGCTACATTTATAGATGTTTTAAATACAGCTATAATGACACTACACTTATCTTATTAA
- the dhaL gene encoding dihydroxyacetone kinase subunit DhaL, protein MSLKIEAVKQILLKIAEVIDNNKEELTKLDQIIGDGDHGHNLSRGFLKVKEDLENNSYTDISSMFKKVGMVLVSNVGGASGPLYGTAFLKASMSLNDKTEMNIDDFSVCLNDAVSGIKLRGKANIGDKTMVDVLEPVSDLIKELINKNENAKEILNKAVQLAYLKVEETKNIIAKKGRASYLGQRSVGHIDPGSYSSYLILKCISENI, encoded by the coding sequence ATGAGTTTAAAAATTGAAGCAGTCAAACAAATTTTATTAAAAATAGCTGAAGTTATTGATAATAATAAAGAAGAATTAACTAAATTAGATCAGATAATTGGTGATGGAGATCATGGTCACAATTTATCAAGAGGATTTTTAAAAGTTAAAGAAGATCTTGAAAATAACTCATATACTGATATTAGTAGTATGTTTAAAAAAGTGGGAATGGTTTTAGTTTCTAATGTTGGTGGAGCTTCTGGACCTTTATATGGAACTGCATTTTTAAAAGCTAGTATGAGTTTAAATGATAAAACAGAAATGAATATTGATGATTTTTCAGTTTGTTTAAATGATGCAGTTAGTGGAATCAAATTACGTGGTAAAGCTAATATTGGAGATAAAACAATGGTTGATGTTTTAGAACCAGTCAGTGATTTAATTAAAGAATTGATTAATAAAAATGAAAATGCTAAAGAAATTTTAAATAAAGCAGTGCAATTAGCTTATTTAAAAGTTGAAGAAACTAAAAACATAATTGCTAAAAAAGGTAGAGCAAGTTATTTAGGACAAAGAAGTGTTGGTCATATTGATCCTGGATCTTACTCTAGTTATTTAATATTAAAATGTATTAGTGAAAACATTTAA
- the lpdA gene encoding dihydrolipoyl dehydrogenase encodes MFKVKFADIGEGLTEGTVAEVLVKVGDVVKEGQPLYFVETDKVNSEIPSPVAGKIAIINISTGQEIKVGDVVIEIDDGTSSSTTEPKVEVIEENASVVGATPVSNDVLPSRAPKPKAETKKTEQVEENASVVGATPVSNDVLPSRAPKPKTEAPKVDVQIEDTFDVCVVGAGIGGYVTAIKSAQLGLKTLIIEKEYYGGVCLNVGCIPTKTLLKTSHVYHDIMHKAKELGIVLQNTEKVVIDWAQAIQRKNGVVKKLTGGVKYLLDKNKVTQIKGEAVALDKNTISVNNKNYRVNNLIIASGSTPNHLPLPGFDQGRKDGIIIDSTGILSIPKIPETLVVIGGGVIGIEFSCLFASLGTKVTVLQGLPTILEMLDKDIIDAMTKELKNRYNIEVITNASVKEFKNGAVVYQIDGKDQMVKGEYVLESVGRKTSLTGFENIGLELTPRKGIVVNEYQETNLDGVYAIGDVVGKVMLAHTAVKGAIVAANRIAKKANKDHAEDIVMDYDRIPSCIYTHPEVSMIGKTEQQLKQENIEYKTFKFPFSAIGKALADDDTSGFVKIIIEPKYKTILGAHIIGNRATEMISEIAAVIECEGTITEIANTIHPHPTMSEAIGEAAEALETGKAIHF; translated from the coding sequence ATGTTTAAAGTAAAATTTGCTGACATAGGTGAAGGTTTAACAGAAGGAACAGTTGCTGAAGTTTTAGTTAAAGTTGGCGATGTTGTTAAAGAAGGACAACCTTTATATTTTGTTGAAACCGATAAAGTAAATAGTGAAATTCCTTCTCCAGTTGCTGGAAAAATAGCAATAATCAATATCTCTACTGGTCAAGAAATTAAAGTTGGTGATGTAGTTATTGAAATTGATGATGGAACATCAAGTTCTACAACTGAACCTAAAGTTGAAGTAATTGAAGAAAATGCTAGTGTAGTTGGTGCTACTCCAGTTTCAAACGATGTTCTACCAAGCAGAGCACCAAAACCAAAAGCTGAAACTAAAAAAACAGAACAAGTTGAAGAAAACGCTAGTGTAGTTGGTGCTACTCCAGTTTCAAATGATGTTTTACCAAGCAGAGCACCAAAACCAAAAACTGAAGCTCCAAAAGTGGATGTTCAAATTGAAGATACATTTGATGTTTGTGTAGTTGGTGCGGGAATTGGTGGTTATGTTACTGCTATTAAATCTGCTCAATTAGGTCTAAAAACTTTAATTATTGAAAAAGAATATTATGGTGGAGTTTGTTTAAATGTTGGATGTATTCCTACAAAAACTTTACTAAAAACTTCTCATGTTTATCACGATATAATGCATAAAGCAAAAGAATTAGGAATTGTTTTACAAAATACTGAAAAAGTAGTTATTGATTGAGCTCAAGCAATTCAAAGAAAAAATGGTGTTGTTAAGAAATTAACAGGTGGAGTTAAATATCTACTAGATAAAAATAAAGTAACTCAAATCAAAGGTGAAGCTGTTGCTTTAGATAAAAACACAATTTCAGTAAATAATAAAAATTATCGTGTTAATAACTTAATTATTGCTTCTGGGTCAACACCAAATCATTTACCACTTCCAGGATTTGATCAAGGAAGAAAAGATGGAATCATTATTGATTCAACTGGAATTTTATCAATTCCAAAAATTCCTGAAACTTTAGTTGTAATTGGTGGAGGAGTTATTGGTATTGAGTTTAGTTGTTTATTTGCTAGTCTTGGTACAAAAGTTACTGTTTTACAAGGATTACCAACTATTTTAGAAATGCTAGATAAAGATATTATTGATGCAATGACTAAAGAGTTGAAAAACAGATACAACATTGAAGTTATTACAAATGCTTCAGTTAAAGAATTTAAAAATGGAGCTGTAGTATATCAAATCGATGGAAAAGATCAAATGGTTAAGGGAGAATATGTTTTAGAATCAGTTGGACGTAAAACTTCATTAACTGGATTTGAAAACATCGGTTTAGAATTAACTCCAAGAAAAGGTATTGTTGTTAATGAATATCAAGAAACTAATTTAGATGGTGTTTATGCAATTGGTGATGTTGTTGGAAAAGTAATGCTAGCTCATACTGCAGTTAAAGGAGCTATTGTTGCTGCTAATAGAATTGCTAAAAAAGCTAATAAAGATCATGCTGAAGATATTGTTATGGATTATGACAGAATTCCATCATGTATTTATACACATCCAGAAGTTTCAATGATAGGAAAAACTGAACAACAATTAAAACAAGAAAATATTGAATACAAAACCTTTAAATTCCCATTTTCAGCTATTGGTAAAGCTTTAGCTGATGATGATACTTCAGGATTTGTAAAAATTATTATAGAACCTAAATACAAAACTATTTTAGGTGCACATATTATTGGAAATAGAGCAACTGAAATGATTTCAGAAATTGCTGCTGTTATTGAGTGTGAAGGAACAATTACTGAAATTGCTAATACAATTCACCCTCACCCAACAATGAGTGAAGCAATTGGAGAAGCAGCAGAAGCTCTAGAAACAGGAAAAGCTATTCATTTTTAA